GAACAAACTCAAAGTGCTTGACTTCGTCAAACGGCTGCGCCCCGGTCTTGCACGGCTCTACGATGAAATATACCTTGAAGGCAGACGCGATTACTGGAAAGCTCTGCGAAAAGAAATCAGAAACGCCTGCGAACAGCACCCGGAATTGAAATACAGCATATTCTTTTAGAAAAGCTGTCTGTCGCTTTTTGTGCCCTGCAATTATCCGTCTGCGTACCGGTTAACCGCGGTTGAAATCTATTGTAACTTTATATTTCCTTATAAAGCCTGTCGGGTGATAAGAGAGTTTTGATTCCCGAAGCCCTTCGTCGCCGAGGTCTTCCTCTCGGTTGACCGTCAGAAGCTTTGGTTTTTCTTTAAGCAGATGCTGCAGAAATTCCTGATTGATGACCTGATAACCGGCGCTGTATTCCGTCAGCGCTTTTTCAAAATGTATCAGTACAGAGTTTCCTGTCAGCTCCCCTATTGTGTACGCAGCTATGTTTCCGCTGACTTCAATTATGCCGCCGCGCAGGTGCGGCACTTCTCCCCAGCTGTTGAGTATCCGCATTATGCAGTTGTGTTCCTGTTTGATGCCAGGAAGATAGCCTTCGCTTTCGGCAAGCCAGCGCTGCTGAAATTCCATTACCGCCTCTCTGTTTTCAAGCGTCAGAGGCAGATATTTGTAGTTATAGTTCTTCTTGAAATGGTTGACCCTGTTGCGTTTTTTTATGTACTTGCCGCCGGCAAGCTCCGCAAGCTCGTGAATGTCGTAAAGATATTCCCAGTTGTCGCGCTCTTCTTCAAGCGCTGCCGCGCTGCCGAGCTGCGCCTGCCATATCTTTGAAAGCTCCTCAGGTACAAGCCAAAATTCTGCTTTGCTGCCGAAATATCTGCAGAGGAGTTGTTTCCAGTCGTCACGCTGCCAGTTTCCTACCGGCGCAAGATTGTAGATGTCAGGAAGCGTCTGCCTGATCCAGAACAGGTCGTCCGTTTTGTCTATCGCTGTCTGGTAGCCGTAGTCTGCCGCCCAGCCCCACAGTATGGGGAAACAGTAGTCTGACGAGCGCTGCGCTGTCAGTTCCCAGTGCTTCATAAAGTTTCTTACGTCTGCAAGTTCTATTGCCTTGAAGTCAAGCATTGTTCCGCCCCTGTTCCGTGTCCTCTTTTTTTCTTCCTATATTATAGAACAGTTTATCAAAGCTGTTTTATGAGGACAGGGTAAAAATACTTAATTTTTGCCGCGGCTTTTTGTGTATGAAGGGCAGGAGATAAAAAATTTTCAAAATATATAATCAGTAATAGTCAATATCTTAATACGCATTATGTCTGCATTATTTTCTGCGCCGGTCAGCCCGCAAAGCTGCGGATCGTTTAGTGTTTATCCGTGTCCGCACGCTTTTAACGCTGTTTTGCGCGGCTGCAAAACAAATCTCCCCGACAAAACGGGGAGATTTTTGTTCACGCCTTTGTATTCTGCCGTGTACTTTACTGGTTCTTTTCCATTTTCACGTATTTTTCGTATTTCTTCGCTGCGTCTTCCGCCGCTTTTTTGAAGAACTTGTCCGCGTTGTCAGGGAAGGTGCGTTTCAGGGAGTTGTAACGCACTTCGCCGTCAAGAAATTCCCCGTAGGGCAGAACAGGGGCTTTTGAATCTATCGTCAGCGGCTGTTCAAGCTGCGGGTTGTAGCGGTAGAGCGTCCAGTAGCCTGCTTCAACGGCGCGTTTCATTTCTTCCTGCGTGCTGCTC
The sequence above is drawn from the Candidatus Equadaptatus faecalis genome and encodes:
- a CDS encoding DUF2156 domain-containing protein, yielding MLDFKAIELADVRNFMKHWELTAQRSSDYCFPILWGWAADYGYQTAIDKTDDLFWIRQTLPDIYNLAPVGNWQRDDWKQLLCRYFGSKAEFWLVPEELSKIWQAQLGSAAALEEERDNWEYLYDIHELAELAGGKYIKKRNRVNHFKKNYNYKYLPLTLENREAVMEFQQRWLAESEGYLPGIKQEHNCIMRILNSWGEVPHLRGGIIEVSGNIAAYTIGELTGNSVLIHFEKALTEYSAGYQVINQEFLQHLLKEKPKLLTVNREEDLGDEGLRESKLSYHPTGFIRKYKVTIDFNRG